One window of Vespa velutina chromosome 2, iVesVel2.1, whole genome shotgun sequence genomic DNA carries:
- the LOC124946957 gene encoding transcription factor CP2 isoform X3 has translation MELHIIMDGGTETLNEAMWFAETPSPPYEQLSPNRPNRCDGIVAQQAATGYNDSRDTLWQDKENVLKSCSEESAARIRSSNESPCHVSSSPEQTGNPSQTNNLKRRNAGGEPTIHPISELDRKHARRDGSIGSNGSTGQGWSTQVEELAEHLADFDGSLSALAASDLATAVASYNMSEALLAFPSVFKQEAPSPENQHNSSNLNHVTQRAINGPASNNTNVGTIEADNNNNNNNNNNNNNNNGQTAAASLHQLLYSGNEEYPATSTSGNHVSSSQQGNEFNEDCRFQYVLAAATSIATKVNEETLTYLNQGQSYEVKLKKLGDLSAYRGRILKGHTTFLFQSTIRICFHERRLQYTEREQMLAWQRARPGERLLEVDVPLSYGMVDVCQPSPSSNSVEFMWDPTKEVGVYIKVNCISTEFTPKKHGGEKGVPFRIQVETRLPGGPRLHAASCQVKVFKLKGADRKHKQDRDKIQRRPPHEQDKYQPGYDCTILSDIPLEALSSSNLIAQNGPSPYTSTEAISPQSRASVGGNVSPIRAPSALSVSGSGVVPLVSVPDAAKENVGTAPALPSPAAILPDQSCIVETDNVGFSRKNANSPKQLESMKIGTSYFTELAPDANTAQTSAWLRAGRFNAFESTFASFSASDILRLSRDDLIQICGLADGIRLFNALHSKAPTPKLTLYFSLESNGSLWRVAYLDHLTSNALTNKLTSTLSLSQDRLHSVLFLGPQGIHVLVTDELVANMKDESMYFVETIKDTASERYKLLLKLSSR, from the exons ATGGAGCTCCATATAATTATGGATGGCGGTACGGAAACCCTGAACGAAGCTATGTGGTTCGCTGAGACACCATCGCCGCCATACGAACAACTATCGCCTAATCGTCCGAACAGATGCGATGGAATAGTAGCGCAGCAA GCAGCCACCGGTTATAACGATTCTCGGGATACATTGTGGCAAGATAAGGAGAACGTGCTAAAGAGTTGTTCGGAAGAGAGTGCTGCTCGAATACGTTCGAGCAACGAATCGCCGTGTCACGTGTCCTCGTCTCCCGAGCAAACGGGCAATCCATCTCAGACGAACAATTTGAAACGTCGAAACGCTGGTGGCGAACCGACGATACACCCTATTTCGGAACTAGATAGGAAGCACGCTAGAAGAGACG GATCTATCGGAAGCAATGGTTCCACAGGTCAAGGTTGGTCCACACAGGTGGAAGAACTTGCGGAACATCTGGCCGACTTTGACGGATCATTGTCCGCTCTCGCGGCTTCCGATCTTGCTACAGCCGTCGCCTCCTACAATATGAG CGAAGCTTTACTCGCCTTTCCATCGGTCTTCAAGCAGGAAGCACCGTCACCGGAAAATCAACACAACAGTTCGAA TTTAAATCACGTGACCCAGAGAGCAATAAACGGGCCAGCTTCGAATAATACGAACGTCGGTACGATCGAAGcggacaacaacaacaacaacaacaacaacaacaacaacaacaacaacaatggaCAGACCGCGGCGGCGAGTCTTCATCAGCTGCTCTACTCGGGTAACGAGGAATATCCGGCGACATCGACCTCAGGAAATCACGTTTCTTCCTCCCAACAAGGAAATGAGTTCAACGAGGATTGTCG CTTCCAATACGTTCTTGCAGCGGCTACGAGCATCGCGACAAAGGTCAACGAGGAAACGCTTACGTATTTAAACCAAGGTCAGTCGTACGAAGTCAAATTGAAGAAACTCGGGGATCTATCGGCCTATCGCGGAAGGATTTTGAAG GGACATACGACGTTTCTGTTTCAGTCGACGATTCGTATTTGTTTTCACGAGAGGCGCCTCCAATACACCGAGCGAGAACAAATGCTCGCTTGGCAACGTGCTAGACCCGGTGAAAGATTACTCGAAGTAGATGTTCCCCTTAGTTATGGTATGGTGGACGTTTGTCAACCATCTCCGTCCAGCAATAGCGTAGAATTTATGTGGGATCCCACCAAGGAGGTTGGCGTTTATATAAAG GTTAATTGTATTAGCACGGAGTTTACACCAAAGAAACACGGTGGCGAGAAAGGTGTACCTTTTCGAATTCAAGTCGAAACCCGATTACCCGGCGGACCCCGATTGCATGCCGCATCTTGTCAGGTCAAAGTCTTTAAATTGAAAGGGGCCGATCGTAAACACAAACAAGACCGAGATAAAATTCAACGGCGACCGCCGCACGAACAGGACAAGTATCAGCCCGGTTACGATTGCACTATTTTATCCGAC ATTCCATTAGAAGCATTGTCATCGTCGAATTTGATAGCGCAAAACGGACCGAGTCCTTACACGTCAACCGAGGCAAT ATCACCACAAAGCCGAGCGAGCGTAGGTGGCAACGTTTCGCCCATTAGAGCACCTTCAGCCCTATCGGTCTCCGGTTCTGGAGTCGTACCCTTGGTATCGGTGCCGGATGCTGCGAAAGAAAACGTAGGAACGGCACCGGCTCTTCCATCGCCCGCAGCCATCTTACCGGATCAATCTTGCATCGTTGAAACCGACAACGTTGGTTTCTCGAGGAAAAACGCCAATTCCCCGAAACAATTGGAATCTATGAAAATC GGAACATCTTACTTCACCGAATTGGCACCGGACGCTAATACAGCGCAAACGAGCGCGTGGCTTCGAGCGGGCCGATTCAACGCTTTCGAGTCGACCTTCGCAAGTTTCTCAGCTTCTGACATTTTACGGCTCTCTAGAGACGACTTGATACAAATCTGCGGTCTCGCCGATGGAATACGATTGTTCAATGCTCTGCACTCGAAGGCACCGACGCCGAAACTCACGCTCTATTTCTCCTTGGAAAGTAACGGCTCGCTCTGGAGAGTCGCTTATCTCGATCATTTGACCAGCAACGCGCTAACGAACAAATTAACGAGCACTTTGAGCCTATCTCAGGATCGTTTACACTCGGTGCTTTTCCTCGGTCCTCAAGGAATTCACGTTTTGGTTACCGACGAATTGGTTGCTAATATGAAGGACGAAAGCATGTACTTCGTGGAAACCATCAAAG
- the LOC124946957 gene encoding transcription factor CP2 isoform X2, with protein sequence MELHIIMDGGTETLNEAMWFAETPSPPYEQLSPNRPNRCDGIVAQQAATGYNDSRDTLWQDKENVLKSCSEESAARIRSSNESPCHVSSSPEQTGNPSQTNNLKRRNAGGEPTIHPISELDRKHARRDGSIGSNGSTGQGWSTQVEELAEHLADFDGSLSALAASDLATAVASYNMSEALLAFPSVFKQEAPSPENQHNSSNELIKANVALDKYCSSACCSLNHVTQRAINGPASNNTNVGTIEADNNNNNNNNNNNNNNNGQTAAASLHQLLYSGNEEYPATSTSGNHVSSSQQGNEFNEDCRFQYVLAAATSIATKVNEETLTYLNQGQSYEVKLKKLGDLSAYRGRILKSTIRICFHERRLQYTEREQMLAWQRARPGERLLEVDVPLSYGMVDVCQPSPSSNSVEFMWDPTKEVGVYIKVNCISTEFTPKKHGGEKGVPFRIQVETRLPGGPRLHAASCQVKVFKLKGADRKHKQDRDKIQRRPPHEQDKYQPGYDCTILSDIPLEALSSSNLIAQNGPSPYTSTEAISPQSRASVGGNVSPIRAPSALSVSGSGVVPLVSVPDAAKENVGTAPALPSPAAILPDQSCIVETDNVGFSRKNANSPKQLESMKIGTSYFTELAPDANTAQTSAWLRAGRFNAFESTFASFSASDILRLSRDDLIQICGLADGIRLFNALHSKAPTPKLTLYFSLESNGSLWRVAYLDHLTSNALTNKLTSTLSLSQDRLHSVLFLGPQGIHVLVTDELVANMKDESMYFVETIKDTASERYKLLLKLSSR encoded by the exons ATGGAGCTCCATATAATTATGGATGGCGGTACGGAAACCCTGAACGAAGCTATGTGGTTCGCTGAGACACCATCGCCGCCATACGAACAACTATCGCCTAATCGTCCGAACAGATGCGATGGAATAGTAGCGCAGCAA GCAGCCACCGGTTATAACGATTCTCGGGATACATTGTGGCAAGATAAGGAGAACGTGCTAAAGAGTTGTTCGGAAGAGAGTGCTGCTCGAATACGTTCGAGCAACGAATCGCCGTGTCACGTGTCCTCGTCTCCCGAGCAAACGGGCAATCCATCTCAGACGAACAATTTGAAACGTCGAAACGCTGGTGGCGAACCGACGATACACCCTATTTCGGAACTAGATAGGAAGCACGCTAGAAGAGACG GATCTATCGGAAGCAATGGTTCCACAGGTCAAGGTTGGTCCACACAGGTGGAAGAACTTGCGGAACATCTGGCCGACTTTGACGGATCATTGTCCGCTCTCGCGGCTTCCGATCTTGCTACAGCCGTCGCCTCCTACAATATGAG CGAAGCTTTACTCGCCTTTCCATCGGTCTTCAAGCAGGAAGCACCGTCACCGGAAAATCAACACAACAGTTCGAA TGAGTTGATCAAGGCAAATGTTGCGCTCGACAAGTATTGTAGCAGTGCGTGTTGCAGTTTAAATCACGTGACCCAGAGAGCAATAAACGGGCCAGCTTCGAATAATACGAACGTCGGTACGATCGAAGcggacaacaacaacaacaacaacaacaacaacaacaacaacaacaacaatggaCAGACCGCGGCGGCGAGTCTTCATCAGCTGCTCTACTCGGGTAACGAGGAATATCCGGCGACATCGACCTCAGGAAATCACGTTTCTTCCTCCCAACAAGGAAATGAGTTCAACGAGGATTGTCG CTTCCAATACGTTCTTGCAGCGGCTACGAGCATCGCGACAAAGGTCAACGAGGAAACGCTTACGTATTTAAACCAAGGTCAGTCGTACGAAGTCAAATTGAAGAAACTCGGGGATCTATCGGCCTATCGCGGAAGGATTTTGAAG TCGACGATTCGTATTTGTTTTCACGAGAGGCGCCTCCAATACACCGAGCGAGAACAAATGCTCGCTTGGCAACGTGCTAGACCCGGTGAAAGATTACTCGAAGTAGATGTTCCCCTTAGTTATGGTATGGTGGACGTTTGTCAACCATCTCCGTCCAGCAATAGCGTAGAATTTATGTGGGATCCCACCAAGGAGGTTGGCGTTTATATAAAG GTTAATTGTATTAGCACGGAGTTTACACCAAAGAAACACGGTGGCGAGAAAGGTGTACCTTTTCGAATTCAAGTCGAAACCCGATTACCCGGCGGACCCCGATTGCATGCCGCATCTTGTCAGGTCAAAGTCTTTAAATTGAAAGGGGCCGATCGTAAACACAAACAAGACCGAGATAAAATTCAACGGCGACCGCCGCACGAACAGGACAAGTATCAGCCCGGTTACGATTGCACTATTTTATCCGAC ATTCCATTAGAAGCATTGTCATCGTCGAATTTGATAGCGCAAAACGGACCGAGTCCTTACACGTCAACCGAGGCAAT ATCACCACAAAGCCGAGCGAGCGTAGGTGGCAACGTTTCGCCCATTAGAGCACCTTCAGCCCTATCGGTCTCCGGTTCTGGAGTCGTACCCTTGGTATCGGTGCCGGATGCTGCGAAAGAAAACGTAGGAACGGCACCGGCTCTTCCATCGCCCGCAGCCATCTTACCGGATCAATCTTGCATCGTTGAAACCGACAACGTTGGTTTCTCGAGGAAAAACGCCAATTCCCCGAAACAATTGGAATCTATGAAAATC GGAACATCTTACTTCACCGAATTGGCACCGGACGCTAATACAGCGCAAACGAGCGCGTGGCTTCGAGCGGGCCGATTCAACGCTTTCGAGTCGACCTTCGCAAGTTTCTCAGCTTCTGACATTTTACGGCTCTCTAGAGACGACTTGATACAAATCTGCGGTCTCGCCGATGGAATACGATTGTTCAATGCTCTGCACTCGAAGGCACCGACGCCGAAACTCACGCTCTATTTCTCCTTGGAAAGTAACGGCTCGCTCTGGAGAGTCGCTTATCTCGATCATTTGACCAGCAACGCGCTAACGAACAAATTAACGAGCACTTTGAGCCTATCTCAGGATCGTTTACACTCGGTGCTTTTCCTCGGTCCTCAAGGAATTCACGTTTTGGTTACCGACGAATTGGTTGCTAATATGAAGGACGAAAGCATGTACTTCGTGGAAACCATCAAAG
- the LOC124946957 gene encoding transcription factor CP2 isoform X1: MELHIIMDGGTETLNEAMWFAETPSPPYEQLSPNRPNRCDGIVAQQAATGYNDSRDTLWQDKENVLKSCSEESAARIRSSNESPCHVSSSPEQTGNPSQTNNLKRRNAGGEPTIHPISELDRKHARRDGSIGSNGSTGQGWSTQVEELAEHLADFDGSLSALAASDLATAVASYNMSEALLAFPSVFKQEAPSPENQHNSSNELIKANVALDKYCSSACCSLNHVTQRAINGPASNNTNVGTIEADNNNNNNNNNNNNNNNGQTAAASLHQLLYSGNEEYPATSTSGNHVSSSQQGNEFNEDCRFQYVLAAATSIATKVNEETLTYLNQGQSYEVKLKKLGDLSAYRGRILKGHTTFLFQSTIRICFHERRLQYTEREQMLAWQRARPGERLLEVDVPLSYGMVDVCQPSPSSNSVEFMWDPTKEVGVYIKVNCISTEFTPKKHGGEKGVPFRIQVETRLPGGPRLHAASCQVKVFKLKGADRKHKQDRDKIQRRPPHEQDKYQPGYDCTILSDIPLEALSSSNLIAQNGPSPYTSTEAISPQSRASVGGNVSPIRAPSALSVSGSGVVPLVSVPDAAKENVGTAPALPSPAAILPDQSCIVETDNVGFSRKNANSPKQLESMKIGTSYFTELAPDANTAQTSAWLRAGRFNAFESTFASFSASDILRLSRDDLIQICGLADGIRLFNALHSKAPTPKLTLYFSLESNGSLWRVAYLDHLTSNALTNKLTSTLSLSQDRLHSVLFLGPQGIHVLVTDELVANMKDESMYFVETIKDTASERYKLLLKLSSR, translated from the exons ATGGAGCTCCATATAATTATGGATGGCGGTACGGAAACCCTGAACGAAGCTATGTGGTTCGCTGAGACACCATCGCCGCCATACGAACAACTATCGCCTAATCGTCCGAACAGATGCGATGGAATAGTAGCGCAGCAA GCAGCCACCGGTTATAACGATTCTCGGGATACATTGTGGCAAGATAAGGAGAACGTGCTAAAGAGTTGTTCGGAAGAGAGTGCTGCTCGAATACGTTCGAGCAACGAATCGCCGTGTCACGTGTCCTCGTCTCCCGAGCAAACGGGCAATCCATCTCAGACGAACAATTTGAAACGTCGAAACGCTGGTGGCGAACCGACGATACACCCTATTTCGGAACTAGATAGGAAGCACGCTAGAAGAGACG GATCTATCGGAAGCAATGGTTCCACAGGTCAAGGTTGGTCCACACAGGTGGAAGAACTTGCGGAACATCTGGCCGACTTTGACGGATCATTGTCCGCTCTCGCGGCTTCCGATCTTGCTACAGCCGTCGCCTCCTACAATATGAG CGAAGCTTTACTCGCCTTTCCATCGGTCTTCAAGCAGGAAGCACCGTCACCGGAAAATCAACACAACAGTTCGAA TGAGTTGATCAAGGCAAATGTTGCGCTCGACAAGTATTGTAGCAGTGCGTGTTGCAGTTTAAATCACGTGACCCAGAGAGCAATAAACGGGCCAGCTTCGAATAATACGAACGTCGGTACGATCGAAGcggacaacaacaacaacaacaacaacaacaacaacaacaacaacaacaatggaCAGACCGCGGCGGCGAGTCTTCATCAGCTGCTCTACTCGGGTAACGAGGAATATCCGGCGACATCGACCTCAGGAAATCACGTTTCTTCCTCCCAACAAGGAAATGAGTTCAACGAGGATTGTCG CTTCCAATACGTTCTTGCAGCGGCTACGAGCATCGCGACAAAGGTCAACGAGGAAACGCTTACGTATTTAAACCAAGGTCAGTCGTACGAAGTCAAATTGAAGAAACTCGGGGATCTATCGGCCTATCGCGGAAGGATTTTGAAG GGACATACGACGTTTCTGTTTCAGTCGACGATTCGTATTTGTTTTCACGAGAGGCGCCTCCAATACACCGAGCGAGAACAAATGCTCGCTTGGCAACGTGCTAGACCCGGTGAAAGATTACTCGAAGTAGATGTTCCCCTTAGTTATGGTATGGTGGACGTTTGTCAACCATCTCCGTCCAGCAATAGCGTAGAATTTATGTGGGATCCCACCAAGGAGGTTGGCGTTTATATAAAG GTTAATTGTATTAGCACGGAGTTTACACCAAAGAAACACGGTGGCGAGAAAGGTGTACCTTTTCGAATTCAAGTCGAAACCCGATTACCCGGCGGACCCCGATTGCATGCCGCATCTTGTCAGGTCAAAGTCTTTAAATTGAAAGGGGCCGATCGTAAACACAAACAAGACCGAGATAAAATTCAACGGCGACCGCCGCACGAACAGGACAAGTATCAGCCCGGTTACGATTGCACTATTTTATCCGAC ATTCCATTAGAAGCATTGTCATCGTCGAATTTGATAGCGCAAAACGGACCGAGTCCTTACACGTCAACCGAGGCAAT ATCACCACAAAGCCGAGCGAGCGTAGGTGGCAACGTTTCGCCCATTAGAGCACCTTCAGCCCTATCGGTCTCCGGTTCTGGAGTCGTACCCTTGGTATCGGTGCCGGATGCTGCGAAAGAAAACGTAGGAACGGCACCGGCTCTTCCATCGCCCGCAGCCATCTTACCGGATCAATCTTGCATCGTTGAAACCGACAACGTTGGTTTCTCGAGGAAAAACGCCAATTCCCCGAAACAATTGGAATCTATGAAAATC GGAACATCTTACTTCACCGAATTGGCACCGGACGCTAATACAGCGCAAACGAGCGCGTGGCTTCGAGCGGGCCGATTCAACGCTTTCGAGTCGACCTTCGCAAGTTTCTCAGCTTCTGACATTTTACGGCTCTCTAGAGACGACTTGATACAAATCTGCGGTCTCGCCGATGGAATACGATTGTTCAATGCTCTGCACTCGAAGGCACCGACGCCGAAACTCACGCTCTATTTCTCCTTGGAAAGTAACGGCTCGCTCTGGAGAGTCGCTTATCTCGATCATTTGACCAGCAACGCGCTAACGAACAAATTAACGAGCACTTTGAGCCTATCTCAGGATCGTTTACACTCGGTGCTTTTCCTCGGTCCTCAAGGAATTCACGTTTTGGTTACCGACGAATTGGTTGCTAATATGAAGGACGAAAGCATGTACTTCGTGGAAACCATCAAAG
- the LOC124946957 gene encoding transcription factor CP2 isoform X4, with protein MKWSEVERSRVSYFESRRYSPITLKNRRRYPPSEDTKERIGLMHHQYHANCGNFQGGSIGSNGSTGQGWSTQVEELAEHLADFDGSLSALAASDLATAVASYNMSEALLAFPSVFKQEAPSPENQHNSSNELIKANVALDKYCSSACCSLNHVTQRAINGPASNNTNVGTIEADNNNNNNNNNNNNNNNGQTAAASLHQLLYSGNEEYPATSTSGNHVSSSQQGNEFNEDCRFQYVLAAATSIATKVNEETLTYLNQGQSYEVKLKKLGDLSAYRGRILKGHTTFLFQSTIRICFHERRLQYTEREQMLAWQRARPGERLLEVDVPLSYGMVDVCQPSPSSNSVEFMWDPTKEVGVYIKVNCISTEFTPKKHGGEKGVPFRIQVETRLPGGPRLHAASCQVKVFKLKGADRKHKQDRDKIQRRPPHEQDKYQPGYDCTILSDIPLEALSSSNLIAQNGPSPYTSTEAISPQSRASVGGNVSPIRAPSALSVSGSGVVPLVSVPDAAKENVGTAPALPSPAAILPDQSCIVETDNVGFSRKNANSPKQLESMKIGTSYFTELAPDANTAQTSAWLRAGRFNAFESTFASFSASDILRLSRDDLIQICGLADGIRLFNALHSKAPTPKLTLYFSLESNGSLWRVAYLDHLTSNALTNKLTSTLSLSQDRLHSVLFLGPQGIHVLVTDELVANMKDESMYFVETIKDTASERYKLLLKLSSR; from the exons ATGAAGTGGAGTGAAGTCGAAAGATCAAGGGTGTCGTATTTCGAAAGTCGACGTTATTCACcgataacattaaaaaatcgaCGACGTTACCCGCCCTCCGAggatacgaaagagagaatcggTCTGATGCATCATCAGTATCATGCCAATTGCGGGAACTTTCAAGGCG GATCTATCGGAAGCAATGGTTCCACAGGTCAAGGTTGGTCCACACAGGTGGAAGAACTTGCGGAACATCTGGCCGACTTTGACGGATCATTGTCCGCTCTCGCGGCTTCCGATCTTGCTACAGCCGTCGCCTCCTACAATATGAG CGAAGCTTTACTCGCCTTTCCATCGGTCTTCAAGCAGGAAGCACCGTCACCGGAAAATCAACACAACAGTTCGAA TGAGTTGATCAAGGCAAATGTTGCGCTCGACAAGTATTGTAGCAGTGCGTGTTGCAGTTTAAATCACGTGACCCAGAGAGCAATAAACGGGCCAGCTTCGAATAATACGAACGTCGGTACGATCGAAGcggacaacaacaacaacaacaacaacaacaacaacaacaacaacaacaatggaCAGACCGCGGCGGCGAGTCTTCATCAGCTGCTCTACTCGGGTAACGAGGAATATCCGGCGACATCGACCTCAGGAAATCACGTTTCTTCCTCCCAACAAGGAAATGAGTTCAACGAGGATTGTCG CTTCCAATACGTTCTTGCAGCGGCTACGAGCATCGCGACAAAGGTCAACGAGGAAACGCTTACGTATTTAAACCAAGGTCAGTCGTACGAAGTCAAATTGAAGAAACTCGGGGATCTATCGGCCTATCGCGGAAGGATTTTGAAG GGACATACGACGTTTCTGTTTCAGTCGACGATTCGTATTTGTTTTCACGAGAGGCGCCTCCAATACACCGAGCGAGAACAAATGCTCGCTTGGCAACGTGCTAGACCCGGTGAAAGATTACTCGAAGTAGATGTTCCCCTTAGTTATGGTATGGTGGACGTTTGTCAACCATCTCCGTCCAGCAATAGCGTAGAATTTATGTGGGATCCCACCAAGGAGGTTGGCGTTTATATAAAG GTTAATTGTATTAGCACGGAGTTTACACCAAAGAAACACGGTGGCGAGAAAGGTGTACCTTTTCGAATTCAAGTCGAAACCCGATTACCCGGCGGACCCCGATTGCATGCCGCATCTTGTCAGGTCAAAGTCTTTAAATTGAAAGGGGCCGATCGTAAACACAAACAAGACCGAGATAAAATTCAACGGCGACCGCCGCACGAACAGGACAAGTATCAGCCCGGTTACGATTGCACTATTTTATCCGAC ATTCCATTAGAAGCATTGTCATCGTCGAATTTGATAGCGCAAAACGGACCGAGTCCTTACACGTCAACCGAGGCAAT ATCACCACAAAGCCGAGCGAGCGTAGGTGGCAACGTTTCGCCCATTAGAGCACCTTCAGCCCTATCGGTCTCCGGTTCTGGAGTCGTACCCTTGGTATCGGTGCCGGATGCTGCGAAAGAAAACGTAGGAACGGCACCGGCTCTTCCATCGCCCGCAGCCATCTTACCGGATCAATCTTGCATCGTTGAAACCGACAACGTTGGTTTCTCGAGGAAAAACGCCAATTCCCCGAAACAATTGGAATCTATGAAAATC GGAACATCTTACTTCACCGAATTGGCACCGGACGCTAATACAGCGCAAACGAGCGCGTGGCTTCGAGCGGGCCGATTCAACGCTTTCGAGTCGACCTTCGCAAGTTTCTCAGCTTCTGACATTTTACGGCTCTCTAGAGACGACTTGATACAAATCTGCGGTCTCGCCGATGGAATACGATTGTTCAATGCTCTGCACTCGAAGGCACCGACGCCGAAACTCACGCTCTATTTCTCCTTGGAAAGTAACGGCTCGCTCTGGAGAGTCGCTTATCTCGATCATTTGACCAGCAACGCGCTAACGAACAAATTAACGAGCACTTTGAGCCTATCTCAGGATCGTTTACACTCGGTGCTTTTCCTCGGTCCTCAAGGAATTCACGTTTTGGTTACCGACGAATTGGTTGCTAATATGAAGGACGAAAGCATGTACTTCGTGGAAACCATCAAAG